One window of the Acidiphilium multivorum AIU301 genome contains the following:
- a CDS encoding metal/formaldehyde-sensitive transcriptional repressor, whose translation MQYTEKEKRKLVNRLSRIRGQVEAMQAALDADARCTALLQQATACRGALDGFIGTVIEHHIRQHIVDPKQQETDRAQAAEELIGVVHSYLT comes from the coding sequence ATGCAATACACCGAAAAGGAAAAACGCAAGCTGGTGAACCGGCTCAGCCGCATTCGCGGCCAAGTCGAGGCGATGCAGGCGGCGCTGGACGCGGATGCGCGATGCACGGCATTGTTGCAGCAGGCAACGGCGTGCCGCGGTGCGCTGGACGGGTTCATCGGCACCGTGATCGAACACCATATCCGCCAGCATATCGTCGATCCAAAGCAGCAGGAGACCGATCGCGCTCAGGCGGCGGAGGAACTGATCGGTGTGGTTCATTCCTACCTGACGTAG
- a CDS encoding ABC transporter permease, translated as MVSDADYEEALRAWNAPDLPEAASRGYWAAALARLTRNRTAIVATTVLAVVLLACLAAPLYAHFVAHTDPFKSNLGGTVTIAGKQVSVMQPASDGFGVTPIGPTWRWGPYMLGADGQGRNVAARLLYGGRVSLLVGAASTAICLLLASLLGVAAGFYGGMTDRVISVMLDILWAFPIYLLAISLSVILINAGFHLGPVIITSNDLIMPIGIIAIVYVPYVARPIRARVMMLRRSDFVAASISLGASDGRILRRDILPNVASTLIVFAPIMMALDIITEASLSFLGIGIQPPSASWGTIIRNGEQLLYTRPIVSLAPGLAIVMTVVALNVLGDALRDALDPRARLTLK; from the coding sequence ATGGTGAGCGATGCTGACTACGAGGAGGCGCTGCGTGCCTGGAACGCGCCCGACCTGCCGGAGGCGGCCTCGCGGGGCTACTGGGCAGCGGCTCTGGCGAGGCTCACGCGGAACCGGACGGCGATCGTCGCCACCACCGTGCTCGCGGTGGTGCTGCTCGCCTGCCTGGCGGCACCGCTCTATGCGCATTTTGTCGCGCATACCGATCCGTTCAAGTCGAATCTCGGCGGCACCGTCACGATCGCAGGCAAACAGGTTTCGGTGATGCAGCCGGCGAGCGACGGGTTCGGCGTCACGCCGATCGGCCCGACCTGGCGCTGGGGACCCTATATGCTCGGTGCCGACGGCCAGGGGCGGAATGTCGCGGCGCGGCTGCTCTATGGCGGGCGGGTCTCGCTGCTGGTCGGGGCTGCCTCGACCGCGATCTGCCTTCTCCTCGCCTCGCTCCTCGGCGTCGCGGCGGGGTTTTATGGCGGGATGACGGACCGCGTGATCTCGGTCATGCTCGATATATTATGGGCGTTTCCGATCTATCTGCTAGCGATCTCGCTTTCGGTCATCCTCATCAATGCCGGGTTTCATCTCGGCCCTGTCATCATCACCTCGAACGACCTGATCATGCCGATCGGCATCATCGCTATCGTTTATGTTCCCTATGTCGCGCGCCCGATCCGGGCACGGGTAATGATGCTGCGGCGCTCGGATTTTGTCGCGGCGTCGATCTCGCTCGGGGCCTCGGACGGGCGGATCTTACGGCGGGATATCCTGCCCAACGTGGCCTCGACGCTAATCGTGTTCGCGCCGATCATGATGGCGCTCGATATCATCACCGAAGCCTCGCTTTCATTCCTCGGCATCGGCATCCAGCCGCCGAGTGCGAGCTGGGGCACGATCATCCGCAACGGCGAGCAGCTGCTCTATACCCGCCCGATCGTCTCGCTCGCGCCGGGGCTTGCGATCGTGATGACCGTGGTCGCGCTGAACGTCCTAGGCGATGCGCTGCGCGACGCGCTCGACCCGCGCGCCCGCCTGACGCTGAAATAA
- a CDS encoding IS110 family RNA-guided transposase: protein MDIVIVGIDLGKNSCSVVGMDAAGRVVLRRRLRRGTLESFVGELGSCIVAMEACCGAHHLGRIFAARGHEVRLMSPEYVRPYVKAQKNDDLDAEAIAEAATRPTMRFVPVKSQDQSDLQALHRARERLVSERTALINHLRALLLERGIVVPQGRRKLEAELETLAEDGGFAALSPRIRTLIEDLRAEWRSLDQRITGFDAEFVQLARDDVAVRRLTKIPGMGTINATALAAAVGEAQAFKRGRDMAAWLGLVPRQMTTGGKPRLLGISKRGNRYLRKNLIHGARAALPYLVERDTPLGRWARGLLDRAHKNVVVVALAAKLARIAWAVLAHGCDYDAQFEAAAAAA, encoded by the coding sequence ATGGATATCGTGATTGTCGGCATCGATCTTGGCAAGAACTCTTGCAGCGTGGTGGGCATGGACGCCGCCGGCCGGGTTGTTTTGAGGCGGAGACTTCGGCGGGGAACGTTGGAAAGTTTCGTTGGCGAGCTTGGGTCGTGCATTGTGGCAATGGAAGCATGTTGCGGCGCTCATCACCTCGGGCGGATTTTCGCCGCGCGGGGCCACGAGGTGCGGCTGATGTCGCCGGAATATGTCCGTCCGTACGTGAAGGCGCAGAAGAACGATGATCTCGACGCGGAGGCGATCGCAGAGGCTGCGACGCGGCCAACGATGCGTTTCGTGCCGGTGAAGAGCCAGGACCAATCTGATCTCCAGGCTTTGCACCGAGCCCGGGAGCGCCTGGTCTCGGAACGGACGGCGCTGATCAATCACTTGCGGGCGTTGCTGCTGGAGCGAGGGATCGTCGTTCCGCAAGGCCGGAGGAAACTGGAAGCCGAGCTTGAGACATTGGCCGAAGATGGCGGTTTTGCCGCGTTGAGCCCGCGCATCCGGACGTTGATCGAAGATCTTCGGGCGGAATGGCGTTCACTCGACCAGAGGATCACCGGCTTCGACGCCGAGTTCGTTCAGTTGGCTCGTGACGACGTGGCTGTGCGACGTTTGACCAAAATCCCAGGAATGGGAACGATAAACGCTACGGCGCTGGCGGCGGCGGTCGGCGAGGCGCAGGCATTCAAACGTGGGCGGGACATGGCGGCGTGGCTGGGGCTCGTTCCACGGCAAATGACAACGGGTGGAAAACCGCGCCTGCTCGGCATCAGCAAACGCGGCAATCGTTATTTGCGGAAGAACTTGATCCATGGCGCACGAGCGGCGCTGCCTTATCTTGTCGAACGCGATACACCGTTGGGCCGCTGGGCGCGGGGATTGCTCGATCGAGCGCATAAGAACGTGGTCGTAGTCGCGCTGGCCGCGAAGCTGGCTCGGATCGCATGGGCCGTTTTGGCGCACGGTTGCGATTACGACGCCCAATTCGAAGCGGCGGCTGCGGCCGCATGA
- a CDS encoding ABC transporter ATP-binding protein produces the protein MTIEAPLLEVSDLRVSFRTRRGVMRAVDGVSFVLGRREILGVVGESGSGKSVSLMAVMGLIDDPNAIVEGSIRFEGRELVGLADREMRRLRGGQIAMIFQDPMTALTPVYSVGRQIVEQLRLHTDLAGCALKARALELLEAVGIPGPRDVIERFPHQLSGGMRQRVVIAMALSCNPALVIADEPTTALDVTVQAAILDLIRNLRRDFGSSIILVTHNMGVVAEIADRVAVMYAGRIVEQADRRAIFQRPRHPYTVGLLGSIPPMTGVRPRRLPSISGAPPALDQLPPGCSFAPRCPHRSRACVVRPEMRGDGHRYACVLAALPTAGVLS, from the coding sequence ATGACGATCGAGGCGCCTTTGCTCGAGGTTTCCGATCTGCGGGTTTCGTTCCGCACGCGGCGTGGGGTGATGCGTGCGGTGGATGGGGTTTCGTTCGTGCTCGGGCGGCGGGAGATTCTTGGTGTCGTCGGGGAATCGGGTTCGGGGAAGTCGGTGTCGCTGATGGCGGTGATGGGGCTGATCGACGATCCGAATGCGATCGTCGAGGGGTCGATCCGGTTCGAGGGGCGCGAACTGGTCGGGTTGGCGGACCGGGAAATGCGCAGGCTGCGAGGCGGGCAGATCGCTATGATTTTTCAGGACCCGATGACCGCGCTGACGCCGGTTTATTCGGTCGGGCGACAGATCGTCGAGCAGTTGCGGCTGCATACCGATCTTGCGGGGTGCGCGTTAAAGGCGCGGGCGCTCGAGCTGCTGGAGGCGGTGGGGATTCCGGGGCCGCGCGATGTGATCGAGCGGTTTCCGCACCAGTTGTCCGGCGGGATGCGCCAGCGGGTGGTGATTGCGATGGCGCTATCGTGCAATCCGGCGCTGGTGATTGCCGACGAACCGACGACGGCGCTCGACGTGACGGTGCAGGCGGCGATTCTTGATCTGATCCGCAATTTGCGGCGGGATTTCGGGTCGTCGATCATTCTGGTCACCCACAATATGGGCGTCGTTGCCGAAATCGCCGACCGGGTTGCTGTGATGTATGCCGGGCGGATCGTCGAGCAGGCCGACAGAAGAGCGATTTTTCAACGGCCGCGCCATCCCTACACGGTTGGTCTTCTCGGCTCGATCCCGCCGATGACGGGGGTGCGGCCACGGCGCCTGCCCTCGATTTCCGGCGCGCCGCCGGCACTCGACCAGCTGCCGCCGGGATGCAGTTTCGCGCCGCGCTGCCCTCACCGGTCGCGCGCCTGCGTGGTTCGGCCGGAGATGCGCGGCGACGGGCACCGTTATGCCTGTGTCCTTGCGGCACTGCCTACGGCCGGGGTTTTGTCATGA
- a CDS encoding ABC transporter permease, whose protein sequence is MRDSSLSLGFTILRRLGHMLFVMFGISVLVFLIFFATPGSDPAARIAGRNASPQTVALIRKEFGLDRPLPVQYIRMMDSLVVKRNLTSFVNLGEKVVPAVFHAAPVTLSLVAGAATIWIVFAILVGLLAAAYKDRVIDRILMIASLIGISIPVFWLGEVVNLIAQGGLHKTWLFSWVPPLGYVPLRRNPALWFKSLLLPWCTLAVAFIGIYGRVLRANIIEAMQEDYIRLARAKGLSSRAVLIRHALRCSLIAIFTLFGLDFGALVGGGALLVEVVFGLPGVGYLTYQALTNLDLPMIMATVIYASFFVVAANALVDILYSVFDPRVRDD, encoded by the coding sequence ATGCGGGATTCCAGCTTGTCGCTCGGCTTCACCATTCTCCGCCGCCTCGGCCACATGCTGTTCGTCATGTTTGGCATCAGTGTTCTCGTGTTCCTGATCTTCTTCGCGACCCCTGGTTCCGATCCCGCCGCGCGGATCGCCGGGCGCAACGCCTCGCCGCAGACGGTCGCGCTGATCCGCAAGGAGTTCGGCCTCGACCGGCCATTGCCGGTCCAGTACATCCGGATGATGGACAGTCTGGTCGTCAAGCGAAACCTGACGTCCTTCGTCAATCTCGGCGAGAAAGTGGTGCCCGCGGTGTTCCACGCGGCGCCGGTGACATTGTCGCTCGTCGCCGGGGCCGCGACGATCTGGATCGTGTTCGCCATTCTCGTCGGCCTGCTTGCCGCCGCCTACAAGGACCGGGTGATCGACCGCATACTGATGATCGCGAGCCTGATCGGCATTTCCATCCCGGTGTTCTGGCTCGGCGAGGTGGTCAACCTGATCGCGCAGGGGGGGCTGCACAAGACGTGGTTGTTCTCATGGGTGCCGCCACTCGGCTATGTGCCGCTGCGCCGCAACCCCGCACTCTGGTTCAAGTCGCTGCTGCTGCCCTGGTGCACGCTGGCGGTCGCGTTCATCGGCATCTATGGACGCGTCCTGCGCGCCAACATCATCGAGGCGATGCAGGAGGATTACATCCGCCTCGCCCGCGCCAAGGGCCTGTCCAGCCGGGCCGTGCTGATCCGCCACGCGCTGCGCTGCTCGCTGATCGCGATCTTCACCCTTTTCGGACTGGATTTCGGCGCCCTCGTCGGCGGCGGGGCCCTGCTCGTCGAAGTCGTGTTCGGACTGCCCGGTGTCGGCTACCTCACCTATCAGGCGCTGACCAATCTCGACCTGCCGATGATCATGGCAACCGTGATCTACGCCTCGTTCTTCGTCGTCGCCGCCAACGCACTCGTCGATATCCTTTATTCCGTCTTCGACCCACGCGTGCGCGATGACTGA
- a CDS encoding recombinase family protein, with protein MSMVGYARVSTREERQIFDRQMDALTVAGCERIFEDRGSGARSDRPGIKACLDYLRRGDVLVVLDLDRLGRLAGELIGLVDDLEARGVGFRALNTAFDTTTPAGRAFLQIQAAFAEMERNVIRQRVREGIVAARARGRKGGRPRMMTAERLRYAQHLMADSTRSIPSICRELGGIPASTLYHYMKADGTLKSPGIKLLGNAAVALEAV; from the coding sequence ATGTCGATGGTGGGGTATGCACGGGTCTCCACGCGAGAGGAACGACAGATATTCGATCGCCAGATGGATGCTTTGACGGTTGCCGGCTGTGAGCGAATTTTTGAAGATCGCGGCAGCGGAGCGCGTTCGGATCGGCCCGGTATCAAGGCTTGCCTTGACTATCTCCGGCGCGGTGATGTCCTGGTCGTCCTGGACCTCGATCGGCTGGGGCGACTTGCCGGCGAACTGATCGGGCTGGTTGATGACTTGGAAGCACGCGGCGTTGGCTTCCGCGCGCTGAACACCGCCTTTGATACAACAACGCCGGCCGGCCGGGCTTTCCTGCAAATACAGGCTGCATTTGCGGAGATGGAGCGGAACGTCATTAGACAACGGGTGCGAGAGGGTATCGTCGCGGCCCGTGCAAGAGGTCGTAAGGGCGGCCGGCCCCGTATGATGACAGCCGAGCGTTTGCGATATGCTCAACACCTGATGGCAGATTCCACGCGCAGCATCCCGTCTATATGTCGGGAGTTGGGCGGCATCCCGGCGAGCACGCTTTATCATTATATGAAAGCAGATGGGACATTGAAGTCGCCTGGTATCAAATTGTTGGGGAACGCCGCTGTCGCCCTTGAGGCGGTTTGA
- a CDS encoding ABC transporter ATP-binding protein, protein MTTPDGVVLLEASGVSKRFAVGRRVIGAARRMVHAVDGVSLCVVRGETLGIVGESGCGKSTLGRCLMRLHDVSEGSVVFDGINITHRSRNALRPIRRRMQMVFQDPAASLNPRYRVRDLIAEPMRIHATVPEREIGDRVARLLDLVGLRRGHMDRFPHEFSGGQRQRIGIARAIALEPDLIVADEPVSALDVSVQAQVVNLFQDLQERLGLTYVFIAHDLSIVRQITDRVAVMYLGSIVETGPTDLVFTSPSHPYTMALISAVPMPDPDPARRPRRIILTGDVPNPISPPSGCRFHPRCPRAQERCRAERPALRALDDGRDCACHFPET, encoded by the coding sequence ATGACCACGCCGGACGGCGTCGTGCTGCTCGAAGCGAGTGGCGTGTCGAAACGGTTCGCAGTCGGGCGCCGGGTGATCGGGGCGGCGCGGCGGATGGTGCATGCGGTGGACGGTGTGTCGCTGTGTGTGGTGCGCGGGGAGACGCTCGGCATTGTCGGGGAGTCCGGGTGCGGGAAATCGACGCTCGGGCGGTGCCTGATGCGGTTGCACGATGTCAGCGAGGGCAGCGTGGTGTTCGACGGGATCAACATCACGCATCGATCCCGCAACGCGCTGCGGCCGATCCGGCGGCGGATGCAGATGGTGTTTCAGGATCCTGCCGCCTCGCTCAATCCGCGGTATCGGGTGCGTGACCTAATCGCCGAGCCGATGCGCATCCACGCGACGGTGCCGGAGCGCGAGATCGGGGACCGGGTTGCCCGCCTGCTCGACCTCGTCGGGCTGCGGCGGGGACATATGGACCGGTTTCCGCACGAATTCTCAGGCGGGCAGCGCCAGCGGATCGGGATTGCCCGTGCGATTGCGCTGGAGCCTGACCTGATCGTCGCGGACGAGCCGGTCTCGGCGCTGGATGTCTCGGTGCAGGCGCAGGTGGTCAACCTGTTTCAGGATCTGCAGGAGCGGCTCGGGCTGACCTATGTGTTCATCGCGCATGATCTCAGCATCGTCCGCCAGATCACGGATCGTGTCGCGGTGATGTATCTCGGCTCGATCGTCGAAACCGGGCCGACCGACCTCGTGTTCACTAGCCCGTCCCACCCTTATACGATGGCGCTGATTTCCGCCGTTCCGATGCCCGATCCGGACCCAGCGCGGCGACCGCGCCGGATCATCCTGACCGGCGACGTGCCGAACCCGATATCCCCCCCTTCGGGCTGTCGGTTCCATCCGCGCTGCCCGCGCGCGCAGGAGCGCTGCCGCGCCGAGCGGCCCGCACTGCGCGCACTGGATGATGGGCGCGACTGCGCCTGTCATTTTCCGGAAACCTGA
- a CDS encoding NRAMP family divalent metal transporter, with protein sequence MSAETDLLISPETARITFPEGLEARLRDRLRIQRLRIGKQSLGSRIALGLALVGPGLLVMLGDNDAGGVITYAQTGATYGFSLFIPLMIPLGFIAYLVQEMTIRLGAVTRRGHAEMIWKRYGAFWGAFSLIDLVVANILTLMTEFIGIRVASAIFHIPYLVTIPAAFVFIVSILLFLKYYTWERISLFVAAFNMVFVPLALFSHPDWSAIGRTFTGTGWALPGGLLSAGFLILISANIGTTIAPWQLFFQQSCVVDKGILPQDIKASRRDLMLGVIGMVVVATSIIVISGQYLHGLANTASLGDHSVLADIGSRLGHGAMVIFALGLFEAGLIASIVITASTAWAIGEALDVPRSVNISPRRSLYFYAPAILGTAIAASVPMLPHVPVGFLNLTVQVIATVFMPTAMLFLLMLLNDRELLGDHVNSPIRNILSVGVMVMLIACNGLYGIATVFPHAL encoded by the coding sequence ATGTCCGCCGAAACCGATCTCCTGATCTCACCAGAAACGGCCCGCATCACCTTTCCAGAGGGTCTTGAAGCCCGGCTGCGCGATCGGCTGCGCATTCAGCGGCTGCGTATCGGCAAGCAGAGCCTGGGCAGCCGCATCGCCCTTGGCCTTGCGTTGGTCGGTCCTGGCCTGCTGGTCATGCTCGGCGACAACGATGCCGGTGGCGTCATCACCTACGCGCAGACCGGCGCCACCTACGGGTTCAGCCTGTTCATCCCGCTGATGATCCCGCTCGGCTTCATCGCCTATCTGGTCCAGGAAATGACCATCCGGCTCGGCGCCGTCACCCGCCGCGGCCATGCCGAGATGATCTGGAAGCGCTACGGCGCGTTCTGGGGCGCGTTTTCGCTGATCGATCTGGTAGTCGCGAATATCCTGACGCTGATGACCGAGTTCATCGGCATCCGGGTCGCCAGCGCGATTTTTCATATCCCCTACCTCGTGACGATTCCCGCCGCCTTCGTCTTTATCGTCAGCATTCTGCTGTTCCTGAAATACTATACCTGGGAGCGGATCTCGCTGTTCGTTGCGGCATTCAACATGGTGTTCGTGCCACTGGCGCTGTTCTCACATCCCGACTGGAGTGCGATCGGCCGAACCTTCACCGGCACCGGCTGGGCGCTACCGGGCGGGTTGCTCTCGGCTGGGTTCCTGATCCTGATTTCGGCGAATATCGGCACCACGATCGCGCCGTGGCAGTTGTTTTTCCAGCAATCCTGCGTGGTCGATAAGGGGATTCTGCCGCAGGACATCAAGGCAAGCCGACGCGATCTGATGCTCGGCGTGATCGGGATGGTGGTGGTCGCCACCTCGATCATCGTGATTTCTGGGCAATACCTGCACGGTCTGGCAAACACGGCGTCGCTAGGGGACCACTCGGTGCTTGCCGATATCGGTTCACGGCTCGGCCACGGCGCGATGGTGATCTTCGCGCTTGGCCTGTTCGAGGCCGGCCTGATCGCCTCGATCGTGATCACCGCCAGCACCGCCTGGGCGATCGGCGAGGCGCTCGACGTACCGCGCTCGGTCAACATCTCGCCGCGCCGCTCACTGTATTTCTATGCGCCGGCGATTCTCGGTACCGCGATTGCGGCGAGTGTGCCGATGCTGCCGCACGTGCCGGTCGGGTTCCTCAACCTGACCGTCCAGGTGATCGCAACCGTGTTCATGCCAACGGCCATGCTGTTCCTGCTCATGCTGCTCAATGATCGGGAATTGCTGGGCGACCACGTGAATTCACCGATCCGCAACATCCTGTCGGTCGGCGTCATGGTCATGCTGATCGCCTGCAATGGCCTCTACGGCATCGCGACCGTGTTTCCCCATGCCCTTTGA
- the repC gene encoding plasmid replication protein RepC, with protein sequence METESPGFGQNSRTNQGFGGLRRLSLAMLATDRTAAGFTGLSDGAGGPGAVLAAFKAAAPYLGLPPRVVHAVDWLFRFTQRQDWEAGARPVVWPSAAVQQADLDLGASQTKALNRHLVELGLVVMRDSPNGKRYGRRDRGGRIIEAYGFDLSPLGVRFDEFRAVAEKGRAEREAVRQLRRRVTIARKAIEQIVETAVEVGLEPGVFVREAEEARRLSRRLAKAESSAVLAFGVTRLEDRHGDLRQRLESLIAARQGTGSAQKDVETDPKAPENRPHQYRYKSDLNPEQDTVSGIEKSSPAPVGSGATAETTGLRNGRSGSETGRGEQKPARRDDGTVLRITPDELVRLAPRLLPYLGRSSPAWPDVVEAADWLRHDLGVSKPLWGEACIAMGREQAAIALAIVSARPAGHFRSTPGGYFHGMVAKARAGELNLGKTIWGMRSKRDTHGWNQPQ encoded by the coding sequence ATGGAGACGGAAAGTCCCGGTTTCGGGCAGAATTCAAGGACAAATCAGGGGTTTGGCGGGCTTCGCCGGCTGAGCCTGGCGATGCTTGCGACGGACCGGACCGCGGCAGGTTTCACGGGACTGTCAGACGGGGCAGGGGGGCCAGGTGCGGTTCTGGCGGCGTTCAAGGCGGCGGCGCCGTATCTCGGCCTGCCGCCACGGGTGGTGCATGCGGTGGACTGGCTGTTCCGTTTTACCCAGCGGCAGGACTGGGAGGCGGGTGCGCGGCCGGTGGTCTGGCCATCTGCTGCCGTCCAGCAGGCGGATCTGGATCTCGGGGCATCACAGACCAAGGCGCTGAACCGGCATCTGGTCGAGCTGGGCCTGGTGGTGATGCGGGACAGTCCCAACGGCAAGCGTTACGGCCGGCGGGACCGTGGGGGCCGGATTATCGAGGCGTATGGGTTCGACCTGTCGCCGCTTGGGGTGCGGTTCGACGAGTTCCGGGCTGTGGCGGAGAAGGGGAGGGCGGAGCGCGAGGCGGTTCGCCAGCTGCGCCGGCGGGTGACGATAGCCCGCAAGGCGATCGAGCAGATCGTGGAGACGGCGGTGGAGGTAGGTCTGGAACCGGGTGTCTTCGTGCGGGAGGCGGAGGAAGCGCGGCGCCTGTCCAGGCGTCTGGCGAAGGCGGAGAGTTCCGCTGTTCTCGCCTTTGGCGTGACGCGGCTCGAGGATCGCCATGGCGATCTGCGCCAGCGGCTGGAGAGCCTGATCGCGGCGCGGCAGGGAACCGGCAGCGCGCAAAAAGATGTGGAAACCGACCCCAAGGCGCCGGAAAACCGGCCCCACCAATACAGATACAAATCAGACCTAAATCCTGAACAGGATACGGTATCTGGCATTGAGAAAAGTAGTCCGGCCCCGGTGGGGTCGGGGGCAACGGCAGAGACGACGGGGCTGCGGAACGGTCGGTCAGGCAGTGAGACGGGGAGGGGCGAGCAAAAACCTGCCCGTCGGGATGATGGAACGGTGCTGCGGATCACGCCGGACGAGCTGGTGCGCCTCGCGCCGCGGCTGCTTCCCTATCTCGGGCGGTCGTCGCCGGCCTGGCCTGACGTTGTGGAGGCGGCGGACTGGCTGCGGCACGATCTGGGGGTGTCGAAACCGCTCTGGGGCGAGGCGTGTATCGCCATGGGGCGGGAGCAGGCGGCGATTGCGCTGGCCATCGTCTCGGCACGGCCCGCGGGGCATTTCCGGAGCACGCCCGGCGGGTATTTCCACGGCATGGTCGCAAAAGCCCGGGCCGGCGAACTCAACCTCGGCAAGACCATCTGGGGCATGCGGAGCAAGCGTGACACTCACGGCTGGAATCAGCCGCAGTGA
- a CDS encoding proline iminopeptidase-family hydrolase, which produces MDAGNFAPFDGYRTWYRVSGDLEAGGPPLVVLHGGPGAAHDYVDRFRLLATPRRAVIHYDQLGCGRSTHLPDRGAAFWTVDLFLAELDNLLDHLGIRDRYAVLGQSWGGMLAAEHAVRRPPGLKALVIANSPASMVTWVAEANRLRAELPAEVQQTLLAHERAGTTDHPDYEAAVDVFYHRHLCRLDHWPDEVKRSFAQMAEDPTVYHTMNGPSEFHVIGTLRTWDITERLHVIAVPTLVLSGAFDEATPETVRPYVELIEGARWVLFDQSSHMPHVEETARCMDVVGGFLDTMDEAE; this is translated from the coding sequence ATGGATGCAGGGAACTTCGCGCCGTTCGATGGATATCGGACATGGTATCGCGTCAGCGGCGACCTCGAGGCGGGCGGGCCGCCGCTGGTGGTGCTGCATGGCGGCCCGGGCGCGGCGCATGACTATGTAGACCGGTTCCGGCTGCTCGCCACACCAAGGCGGGCGGTGATCCATTACGACCAGCTCGGCTGTGGGCGGTCCACCCACCTGCCCGACCGGGGGGCTGCGTTCTGGACCGTCGATCTGTTCCTCGCGGAGCTCGACAATCTGCTCGATCATCTCGGCATCCGGGACCGTTATGCGGTGCTCGGCCAGTCCTGGGGCGGAATGCTGGCGGCGGAACACGCGGTCCGGCGTCCTCCCGGGCTGAAGGCGCTGGTGATCGCCAATTCCCCTGCTTCGATGGTCACCTGGGTCGCGGAAGCGAACCGACTGCGGGCGGAATTGCCCGCCGAGGTCCAGCAGACCCTGCTCGCGCACGAGCGCGCGGGGACGACCGATCATCCGGACTACGAGGCGGCGGTCGATGTGTTTTATCATCGACATCTCTGTCGGCTGGATCACTGGCCGGACGAGGTGAAACGCAGCTTCGCGCAGATGGCGGAAGACCCAACAGTTTACCACACGATGAACGGTCCGAGCGAATTTCATGTCATCGGCACGCTCAGGACGTGGGACATCACGGAGCGTCTGCACGTGATCGCGGTGCCGACGCTCGTCCTGTCCGGCGCGTTCGACGAGGCAACACCGGAGACGGTTCGCCCCTATGTCGAACTGATCGAAGGCGCGCGCTGGGTGCTGTTCGACCAGTCGAGCCATATGCCGCATGTAGAGGAGACCGCGCGGTGCATGGATGTGGTTGGCGGGTTTCTCGATACGATGGATGAGGCGGAGTAG